From the genome of Mastacembelus armatus chromosome 5, fMasArm1.2, whole genome shotgun sequence:
AATTCAGTAGTGTAAAAACATGGaacatgtgaaatatgactattaatttttttaagaataaatgtcaaacaatATAGTTTCAGCTTccttaatgtaatgtaaaatgtaagtTTTGACAAGGATGCCTTGGTCGAATGTTACCATACCATTTAATTGGTGTTATCTGGTGCCATCACTTCAATAATTGTGTGTCAGAAGGTGCACTCACCACTAGGCCAGAAAAGAGCATTGATTCTATCCTGAAAAACTTAAAGGTGTCACAGCTATAGTTATTATAACAAGAGCACAAGTCAGATGAAGTGGGTGACACATACAAGGGTAGGAGGATGTGATATATGGATGGGACAAGAAGATGCAGGACTTTCAAATAGGAGACAGTTGTTCATCCCATTTCAAAACGATAATCGGTGTTATAACTTTAGGAGGTTTTAACCTGATTAATGATTAGAAAGGCCAGTAAAAGAGTCAGCAGTAAAATCCCAACAAAGTGAGACACATTTCCCCCTAAGGATCTCAGCAGCACCAAAAATACCTGACCTGCATCTGCATTGCACACAAGCACGTGCAGAAGAGGATCTTCCTGCAGCTGAGAAGGCACAGCAATTATAGCACCAGACCTTGGCACGCTGGTAACAGAGCACAACCAGCTGTCAGGAACAAGCAGGCATGTTGTGATGCTAATGGTTATGGATGCACTGAGGGCAGACAGTGTGCTGAGGAGCTCAGTGTTGTATGGCAGATCAAAGTGATGGAAGGGGCCAGAGCTCAGAAACACCCCAGCAAATCacagtgtgtaaagtgtgtaaCGAGAGAAGTGCTCAGCCTTTAAACACTGTGGTTTGGTGTAATCAAGACCAGTGTCAATGAATGCAACAGCAATTAGGTGAATCAATAGCCTGCTACAGGCTTAAGGATGGAGGAGGGGATTGGTGTTTGAGGGAGTTGGGTTATATAGCAGGAGGCACACAAAAAAAGcccttagaaaaaaaaaaactctattaACTGTTAAAGAGGTATTCTGTTGAGAACCATCAAAAtcacacttttaaaataaatatcacaccAAACGCTGGAAACACATTGTTTACCTGgtgacattttgtcatttggTGCTAGCCACACATTGACAATGTGACATGACGCTCATATAACTGACAAATTTCCACAGGCTATAATTAATTAGTTAGTTAGCATAAGACTTTTCAACAATATGAAACATTTGTGGTGAACTGCAGGAATGGTGTCAGAATCAAAAAGCAAAGGTGTTGTTTTAGATTTCCATTCCAACAATAAGAAAGACTCATATGTGAACAGGGGTGTAACCAAagattttgggaaaaaaaagccTGCTAACAATCATCAGTATATCATGTATAATGTAACACTCCAGTTTTACATATGAAATTCAATTTACTCCTTACAGTGGTTTTTACTTTGCCTGTGAAAATAGTCACACTGTCTTACATGACCCTGGGGAGGCTAGAGAGCTTccccaaaaacaaaccagaagaCACCTGTTCTGCTTACAATTGTCTTTCCTTTGTAAAGCTACTGTAAGTGGACAACCTGCCATCTGAGCTACCTCTGCTGCACACGTGTTTCCTACATGTTTAGATTATTTGTGAACCAAAAATAATCTTATTGTAACTGGTGCAAATGAAGGCATGTAATGTGGTGAATTACTATATGATACTCTGATATGGCAATGAGGTATGTCAgtcagaatgtgttttttatgtaaCAGACATTTgtgatgtattttattattttggtctGCTTTGCCTTCATATAGGCGAACCAGCTGTTCTCTGATTGCTCTGGTCTTAGAGTACATTGGCTTTCATTCTAATGTCATCGGGGTTATCTCAGCTTCGCCTTGTGACGTACTCTGTAGATTTAACAGTAAGTGCAAACAATGTGGGGTCTGAAAGAAGTAAAAGCCATGGAGGGTTTAATGACTAATGCTATCTAGttacattttgggaaatgtaggattGGGAGCTTGTCTCATTTAGGACATTTATGGCAACAATATCTTGGCTGCTCCTTTAATCTTGACCATTTTCTACAGTGTGTCACACATATTGAGTTCACATACTTAACTGTTTCACCATTTATGTTGTGGTAGCAATGTAATTATTGGCTGTACTTTTTTCAGAGGAAACAATGTTTGAATGAATGACGTGCTACACGTATATTATTCTTAAGGTGGCTAGCATGTGCAAAGAGCACATGTGTCACATCAGTGACCTGCATTTGCATCTGCAGTAACAAAAGCTGTTTGGTTAAGCTTCTGGTTGTGGTTAGACCTTAACCAAGTGTTGTGAGTGCCAAACACAACCATAAAGCCAACCATGGGTATAGTCATACTGCAGTCACTACAAGCAGGTAGTAATCTACAAATTGCATATTTTGGCAAGTAACATTCACACTCTTTTTGAACACATTTGCGACTTGCcaaatacataaattaaaaacttATCCTCATTGTCTTATTAAAAAAAGTAATCTGACAAGACCTCAATGTGCTTACAGGTGTAACTACAGTTCTAAcaagattaaattaaatataaattcacAATAGAAACATAAAGATGCCAATGTACAGACAGTATAGTTTGGCTGAATGCAGGGaaatttttaaacatataaCACGCTTCCATCTAAAATCCACGGGTAATTGCAACACTCATTCTCAGTTGCCTGTCAGGCATAGCTATGGCTGAGGGCAGGTGCACAGTGCATCAAAAAGAAAAGGACCCAAAACAAATATCTGATTATGGACTTTTCATTTAAAGATATAACCTGAGGTGCATTCAAGAGCAGAGTCAAATCAAGAACAGATATCTTTTTAAACAGATGAAAGAGTCTAAACAAATTATCATccatttcttatttatttgctAGGAAATACAAATAATGCAAACAACCTTTGCAAAGCATCATTACCATTTTCAGAATCCCAGTGTCCAAATCCATAGAAAAATATGGATTTTTGTATGTGTAGATTCTGTAGCGAACATGAATTGACCCAATTTGCAACACAACTGATCCATGAAGAATAAGAATTTGCaaaatttttaagttttaacaccttgttaaacacaaaaaagagaTTATGAAACATACaacatatgtttgtttgttttttaaaaagcagaaacaaagacagaattGGGactttacagtatttacatcTGTGACAATGTCAtcattaaaaatatactgaTACCTGTGCCTcatttgtgttatttaaatgaCTAGTAACCAAATATGTTGCAGATGATAAGAGAAACTGATTCTAGTCAGTTGATTAAATATCATCAGTCATGTTTCATCCCGCAGTTTTGCAGAAAGCAGAACACCTCAAACCGATGTGTTGgaatattatttcaaaatatacAAACAGACATTCATGTACAACAGAGCAGTGAATCAAATTAGGTCGTTTTACGCAATAGGGCAAATATAGGGGAAAATTCTCCAAAATTAGGACATAACATGACACATGTCATAAGGGCTATATCCTATATTGTGGTGAATCTTACCTACAGTACATCCAGAGGTGGAAATGAAATGATGGCTCAACCATTAAATCCAGCTGGTGAGGCCGGCAACCTCaagcatatatatatgtatatatatatatatatatatatatatatatatatatatgcttcTATTGCCTACCTCACATATCTTTATTCAGTCTAAAAAAAACGTGGGTAAACTTAAAACAGGTGGGTTTCCACGTTTCCCCAGGTTGCAAGTGACACATACTGGGGACCAGTCTGAGTACATTCTAAAACAAAGTGTAATGTGTCTTTGGCAGTAGGCCTGCTTGGGGCCGGTGTGGTTCAGATGACACAGTACGGCTCCATGGGTGTCTGTGTTCCCAGGCAGCAGGGGAAGCAGGCTCTGAGTCTCATGCGGAGCTCCTTGTTGAACAGGAAGCTGATGATGGGGTTCGCTCCGGCCTGGGCGAAGCTCATCCACACCGCAGCGGTCAGGTAGAGCTGCGGGACCGGGGCTCCCTTCACAAATATTCTCAGGTAGCAGGCGCTTATGTAGGGAGCCCACAGAATAAGGAAGGTCAGTGTGATCATGTAGTACATCTTCCCTATCCGTTTCTCCATCTTAAACTCGTCCAGCACCAGCAGCCGCCTGTTGCCGGGGTGAGAAGCCTGCCTGATGCCGACCAGCGTCGGCGGGGTGGGTCCGCGGCCGAAGCCGGCGATCCAGTTAGCTGCGGCCTGACCGGTGGCCCCTGGACCGTGGAAGGTCCAATTCTGGCTGATGGCCGGGACCAGCTGGGCCGGTTTCATTTTACGGTGATCGTAGACGAAGCACAGCATCTTTATGTAAACCACATGGGTCGTCCCCATGATGACGGCCAGCATCAGCATGAAGCCCAGGGTGTCGTTCGCCTTCACGTAGCGATGCTCGAAGATGCACTGCTCCTCCTCGCGGATGAACGTGTAGGTGCCCACATCGAAAACCGGAGGGAAAGCCATGGCCACTGAGAGAGTCCACACCATGCAGATCACCGACACGCACGTACACAGATTCATCCGCTTGGAGTAAAACCTGTGGTGGGCGATCGCCATGTACCGGGTGACGCTGACGCAGAAGAGCAGGAAGGCGACGTGGAAGCAGAAGAGCACCGACATGAAGGCGACGATCTTGCAGCTGAGCGCGCTGTACGGCCAGGCGGAGCCGGCGCCGATCGATGCCATCACGAAGGGGAAGCACACGGCAGAGCGCACCACGTCTGCCAGGCACAGGTCCAGGAGGAAATAGTAGGGAGCCTTGTGCAGCGAGCTgtccttcagcagcagcagcgacagcGACGCGTTGCCCAGCAGGCTGATGCTCATGATCAGACCTAGGGAGGCCAGTTTGACCGCAGAGGCCGTGGACGCATAGTTCTGTAAGGACGGGCTGCTCTCCCCAAACTCAGTTGTGTTTGCCATTTATGCAGCCGAGGTAGCGTGTATTCCCACATCAATTCATCGGCGAGCGGTAGTATCCTGCCAGGGCTGAATGGAAACCAGAATCACGACCcgctttaacaaaaaaaaaaaaaaaaaaagaaaaaaaaatcagcctgggaaaaaaaaagaggtagcCTATCCGTTCAGTGTCGTTTCGCGTCCATCCCGACGTACCGTCATCCCCAtcaaaaacaaaccacaatcatcttctttttttctttttatccttCATCTCACAGCTTTGCGATGTAAAGAGCACCCCTGTCTGCTGTTCCATACAGGCAGCCCGGTTTGGGTTTGTGCACCATCTCGGAAGGCGTCCGTAGGCTACAGCAGACAAGCGGCTCAGAAAGCACTTCTCAATTTCTACCGATGGCGGAGGTTTCCCGTTCGTCTGGGgaggaataaaaaaagcagACGGTGCTGTGCGGAATCATGGCGCAATTACGCATCCGCAGCCTCATCAACGCCAGCCTGGTTTTATATAGCCTAGACGTGTTTGTTAAAGCTCAGTGGAGGTCGGAAGCTGGCAGAGGTGGGAGCGCCGGTGCGGGTTTTTCGGTGGATCTCACAGCAGCGTGTATGCGACGCACGTCCGCGTTTGCATGTGTTGAGCAGGCCTGGGATCAGCCAGGAGTCTCATCTGCCGGTCCTTGTCTATCGCAGTCTGCGGGAAGTCTGTCTCAGTATACTGACAAGACAGCTGTCCGCTATTAATACTGTGAAATACTTGATATTAACggcatttttgaaaaaaatattacattttcatacatatgtgataataattattataactGTGAGTATTAAGCCTGTAGGAGATCAGAAATAAATCGAGATTTCCACAAACACATTAGTTTGTCTACCATTGTCAagacaaacagaataaaaacgcacataaatagataaataaataatattattgtaAATGATACAGTTAATTGCATAGGCACGATTCATGGTCAATGGTCACTGTAACTTTTGTAGTGTTTCACACTAAAAGATGTGATCATTTGCTGAGCCTTATAATAGGCCCATtatcataaatatatttaatatgtagGCAATTGACCAGTAATTTCTTATTCATTCTTCACTCTTTAAACTTGATTTTTATGCTTCTCTTCCAGACACTGAATGAAAACTATGAACAGGAAGCTGTAACTAAAGGTTATTTTAGACTGTAGGAAATTAAAGTATATACTATGTCTACTTAGGTGTTATAACACCTAGCCTATATAACATAAGCTGACCATAACTAACCATTGGTcacttaaagaaataaaaacaaaactcctGATTTTAAAAGTCATCTTTCTGTATTTGTCTTTACTGTTTTGAATGATGCGTGTATAAAGTACACTTGAcaaccatccatcatccatccatccatccatccatagggtcacaggatctgctggagcctatcccagctctctttgagtgaaaggcaggggtacaccctggacaggtcagcagtCCACTTGACAACTAATGTTACTAGTCAGTCATGCTGtgagttattattattgttttttaagtttGCCCCAGGTTATTCTTGAAGTGAGAAGATTCAGTAAATACAGTCCCTGttgcaaacacacatcaaaacaagacatttctTCAAACTTTAATGCacttacttttttattttatgaaccTAAAAAATTAAATGGTAACTGTGCATGCAAAAAGGTTTTCAAAGCACAGGAGGCTATGAAAAGAGGTTGTGTGGCAGCCATCAGCAATGGAACAGATAGATTAAGGAATAGATTTAACTAAACACCAGCAAATTCTGGATAACAATGTCATGCAGTAAGTTAAGAAAGTGAAACCAAAAAGGGGTTGTCTTCAAAAACAGGACAGTGATCAGAATCACACCTGAAAATCCATCATGAACTACTTCAGGAAACACCAGCTGAAGCTTTTGGAACATCCAGTGACTTGAAGtgaattaaaatgtgaatgagTGTTTGTTTTCAATGTCTGTGTGCTGCATGGCTTATATTTAGTTACTCTTTCCAattcaaaaatcaataaaatatggAATTTATTCAGGAGTCCCCAAACCTTATCATACAGCTGATGAGCCAGTTGTCGTCAGACAGTGAGGAATGATACACTGAATGCATTGTATCTAAGAACTATCTTATCAATCTGCAGCTAAAAAGGGCCTTACACGTGAGGTTAAATGTGATAGGTGTAAAAGTGAAACAGCAGAACATTGGATAAGTTGCttgaaaacagctgaaaagaCCTTTTGCATTCTGAAAACACTTTGAACTCAGAGAAgacatataaacatatacaaaTCTAGCACACTTAATGTTAATATGTTAACAGCTATGTTAAAACCTCAGTCTCAGCAGGACCAGTTGTCATCATGTGGTGAAATTGCTACTGCAGTGATTCACCAGCACCCCCTGCAGCCAGCTCCATGCTGTATCAGGAGCATAAGGCCATCAACCATTCAAGGCCTCAAAGCTGTCTTACAAATAAGACTGGGCCTCATAGAAGAGTTAACATTCATCCTGGGGCTCAGCAGGAGAAATCTTTAAAGCTGTCAGCTGCACAGGACTGGCAGCACATTAACTAAAGGCGTTTCTGTCTTTTAGTATGCCCTGTGTAACAATCCTAAATTACTATCCTTGAGcactttaaaacatttgcattcacaTTATTATAACAACCTCAAAATAACATCTTAAACCTGCTCATtgtaaattaatgctgaaatgacacatttattaATGGATTTAATTGATATGGATACATGTTGTATGCTATGACATCATCTGTTTGataaagttttgtttaaaacaataGTTGGGGCAAGGATGTTTTCATCTTATGAACAGAGGCAACAACTGCTTAAACATGCTGAGCATTTGAAATTATTTGATCtgaattatataaaatatgagTTCCTTGAATAGCATTGCACTTCTCAAATGAATGCTCAATTATCAAAACTCTGCAACTGTTGTGCAGCTTAAAGCACACTGAGCTTATAAATATTGTACTGATGTTTGGGATGATGTGAAACCCATAATAAAATTTGTTGTTGGTAGTTGATTCTGCAATAATACGTCCATATACAGTGGTATGAAAAAGTGTTgacccccttcctgatttcttatttttttgtatgtttgtcccactttaatgtttcagatcaaacaaatttaaatattagtcaaagataacacaagtaaacacatcatgcaatttttaaatgaaggtttttattattaagggaaaacaaaatccaaaactacatggcccagtgtgaaaaagtgtttgccccctaaacctaataactggttgggccacccttagcagcaacaactgcaaccaaacgtttgcgataacttgcaatgagtctgttacagcgctgtggaggaattgtggcccactcatctttgctgaattgttgtaattcagccacattggagggttttcgaacatgaaccgcctttttaaggtcatgccacagcttctcaatcggattcaggtcaggactttgactaggccacgccaaagtcttcattttgtttttcttcagccattcagaggtggacttgttggtgtgttttggatcattgtcctgctcgagaacccaagttcgcttcatcttgaggtcacaaacagatggctggacattctccttcaggattttttggtagacagtagaattggttccatttatcacagcaagtcttccaggtcctgaagcagcaaaacagccccagaccatcacactaccaccaccatattttacttttctttttctgaaatgcggtgttacttttacactaGACGTAATGGGAtacacaccttccaaaaagttcaacttttgtctcgtcagtccacagtattttcccaaaagtcttggggatcatcaagatgtattctggcaaaactgagacgagactttatgttctttttgctcagcaacggttttcgtcttggaactctaccatgcagaccatttttgcccagtcgCTTTCTTAAGGTGGAGTCATTAACAGTGActttaactgaggcaagtgaggcctacagttctttggatgttgttgtggggtcttttgtgacctcttggatgagtcgtcgctgtgctcttggggtaattttggtcggccggccactcctgggaaggttctccactgttccatgttttcgccatttgtagataatggctctcactgtggttctccgcagtcccaaagctttagaaatggctttataacctttttcagactgatagatctcaattgctttctttctcatttgtttttgaatttccttggatctcagcatgatgtctagcttttgaggatcttttagtctacttcactttgtccggcaggtcctatttaagtgatttcttgcaaacaggtgtggcagtaatcaggaCTGGGTGcggctagaggaattgaactcaggtgtgataaaccacagttaagttatgttttaacagggggggcaaacactttttcacacagggccattgttatcccttaataataaaaaccttcatttaaaaactgcatgatgtgttcacttgtgttatctttgactaatatttcaatttatttgatgatctaaaacaaagtgtgacaaacatgcaaaaaaaaaaagaaatcaggaaggaggccaacactttttcacaccactgtatgtaaGGTATGCTATATGTATGCTATATGTAATTTTGGTCATCATATTAAAACAAGACCTGACTGAATGCCAATGTGATACAAACAAGAGGAACCACAATTTGTCttaacaaaaaactaaaataaaataaaataaaaataccactGTTTagagcagtggtggaaaatatTTAAGCACATTTATTCAGGTACTGCAGTCGATGGCAGGGGAAGTTGGCATGTGCACAGTCTGAATTTAATGGCTAATAACCTTGCACTGAAACTATTATTTCACTGTCTGATGAGTGTAAGCAGAGGTTGTTACACATAAGTCTTTGGTGAATTTATATTACCAAAAATCTCATTGTTTGCGGTGGATTTGAGGTAACTGCCACTTCAGTAACGTACATAACATATTTTCTACAGTGTAAAGCTAAAGAAACACTCATCATGATGGCATCTGACACCAGGAAGGAGGGACAGGACCTAGTAAGAGACATGATTGTTCTGGCCTAGTGTCACTAGAGAAGATGGTTATAAGATTAAAGATGGTTAGCATGAACAGTGTGTTTGGTGCTGTTAAATTTGCAGAAAAGCTCAAAAAGGACGGTGAACTGCTGCTTCCTTTCGTACTTATCACCAAAAACATATAATTATCTTAACATTTtcgcaaaataaaaaaaaatcatttctgatgagacaaaaaataattaggcttatttacaaaatatatataaataataaaccaCCTATACTAGGGGATCTAGTCCTGACTTTGTTCTGTCTTCCAGgggtagtttaaaaaaataaagaaagaattAAACAGTAGCTTCAGTAAACAATCTGAAGCTAAGCAACTTGCCTAATATACTGATCTACATCTTCCTTCTCAGGAAGGACAACTTTATCTGTTATCTAGTAGTACAACAGTGCAGTCTGATAACCAGCAAATATGTAACAACCTACTACcatcatctttttatttatttggtagTTAGTTTTCTAccattatttaatatatatggCCACATTTCAACAGTCAAGTATGTTTTCATGGCTGCTGGTAATAGATTTGTGATTCTTTGTGATTTTCTGTGTCCAGAAA
Proteins encoded in this window:
- the gpr27 gene encoding putative G-protein coupled receptor 27, whose translation is MANTTEFGESSPSLQNYASTASAVKLASLGLIMSISLLGNASLSLLLLKDSSLHKAPYYFLLDLCLADVVRSAVCFPFVMASIGAGSAWPYSALSCKIVAFMSVLFCFHVAFLLFCVSVTRYMAIAHHRFYSKRMNLCTCVSVICMVWTLSVAMAFPPVFDVGTYTFIREEEQCIFEHRYVKANDTLGFMLMLAVIMGTTHVVYIKMLCFVYDHRKMKPAQLVPAISQNWTFHGPGATGQAAANWIAGFGRGPTPPTLVGIRQASHPGNRRLLVLDEFKMEKRIGKMYYMITLTFLILWAPYISACYLRIFVKGAPVPQLYLTAAVWMSFAQAGANPIISFLFNKELRMRLRACFPCCLGTQTPMEPYCVI